The following proteins are co-located in the Meriones unguiculatus strain TT.TT164.6M chromosome 4, Bangor_MerUng_6.1, whole genome shotgun sequence genome:
- the LOC110544542 gene encoding alpha-defensin 24-like — MKTLVLLSAVVLLAFLAQADPLPAPNEETKTEEHPGVEDQDVTISFGGPAGLSLQDAASRDRWRTCHCRPRACKFLERISGICTWVGKNYVFCCR; from the exons ATGAAAACACTTGTCCTCCTCTCTGCTGTTGTCCTGCTGGCCTTCCTGGCCCAGGCTGATCCTCTGCCAGCACCAAATGAGGAGACTAAAACTGAGGAGCATCCAGGGGTAGAGGACCAGGATGTGACCATCTCCTTTGGAGGGCCAGCAGGGCTTTCTCTTCAGGATGCAG CCTCAAGAGATCGCTGGAGGACGTGCCACTGTAGACCAAGAGCCTGCAAATTCCTGGAACGCATCAGTGGGATCTGCACCTGGGTTGGCAAAAACTATGTGTTCTGCTGCCGCTGA
- the LOC132653472 gene encoding alpha-defensin 6/12-like, with protein MKTLVLLSAVVLLAFLAQADPLPAPNEETKTEEHPGVEDQDVTISFGGPAGLSLQDAGSRNILECYCRKSCKIFERVNGICRKGLIRYIFCCR; from the exons ATGAAAACACTTGTCCTCCTCTCTGCTGTTGTCCTGCTGGCCTTCCTGGCCCAGGCTGATCCTCTGCCAGCACCAAATGAGGAGACTAAAACGGAGGAGCATCCAGGGGTAGAGGACCAGGATGTGACCATCTCCTTTGGAGGCCCAGCAGGGCTTTCTCTTCAGGATGCAG GCTCAAGAAATATCTTGGAATGCTACTGCAGAAAATCCTGCAAAATTTTTGAACGTGTCAATGGAATCTGCCGCAAAGGTCTAATACGTTACATTTTCTGCTGCCGCTGA